In Aquila chrysaetos chrysaetos chromosome 17, bAquChr1.4, whole genome shotgun sequence, one genomic interval encodes:
- the ANKRD54 gene encoding ankyrin repeat domain-containing protein 54: MEGGGGAAAVPDAGPGPGPGPEPEPGTGLALGAVTGAPLGYLHVLWQREEPAGKIPARRLRRAARLHRRLGPTGKESHALKRLREAANSNDLDTVQQLLEDGTDPCAADDKGRTALHFASCNGNDHIVQLLLDHGADPNQRDGLGNTPLHLAACTNHVPVITTLLRGGARVDALDRAGRTPLHLAKSKLNILQEGLSHSLEAVRLEVKQIIQMLREYLERLGRHEQKEQLDDLCSRLQMTSTKEQVDEVTDLLASFTSLSLQMQKMEKR, encoded by the exons AtggagggcggcggcggggccgcggcagTGCCCGAtgcgggaccgggaccgggaccgggccCGGAGCCGGAGCCTGGGACCGGGCTGGCCCTGGGGGCGGTGACGGGTGCCCCCCTCGGCTATCTGCACGTCCTGTGGCAGCGGGAGGAGCCCGCGGGCAAGATTCCGGCCCGCCGCTTGCGTAGGGCCGCCCGCCTCCACCGTAGGCTGGGGCCTACGGGCAAGGAGAGCCACG CTCTGAAAAGGCTGCGTGAAGCTGCCAATAGCAACGACTTGGACACAG TGCAGCAACTCTTGGAGGATGGAACTGACCCCTGTGCTGCTGACGACAAAGGCCGGACAGCCCTGCACTTTGCATCCTGCAATGGCAACGATCACATTG TGCAACTGCTTCTGGACCATGGGGCTGACCCAAACCAGAGAGATGGGCTGGGAAACACCCCCTTACATTTGG ctgcctgcacgAACCACGTTCCTGTCATCACCACGCTGCTGCGCGGAG GGGCTAGAGTCGATGCCTTGGATCGAGCTGGCAGAACCCCGCTGCACCTTGCTAAATCAAAGCTAAACATCCTGCAGGAAGGACTATCCCACAGCCTGGAGGCCGTACGCCTTGAAGTGAAACAG ATTATACAGATGTTGCGGGAATACCTGGAGCGTCTGGGGAGGCACGAGCAAAAGGAACAGCTGGATGACCTCTGCTCCAGGTTACAGATGACTAGCACAAAGGAGCAG GTGGACGAGGTCACAGACCTCCTGGCCAGCTTCACATCACTTAGCCTGCAGATGCAGAAGATGGAGAAGAGGTAA